Within the Borrelia miyamotoi genome, the region CTATGTTTCTGCATTCTTCGTTAAATTTTTCGACGCCATATTTTTCTATCTCATATCTGCCAGAGAGTTTTAAAGCTTTCTCTACTTCATATTCCACTGGTAAACCATGAGTATCCCATCCAAAATATCTTTTGACGTGTTTTCCTTTCATTGTTTTATATCTTGGGATTATGTCTTTAATTGTATTTGGAACAAAATGCCCAAAATGTGGAAGTCCTGTTGCAAATGGAGGACCATCATAAAATGTAAATTCTTCACAACCTTCTCTTTGTTGCATAGATTTTTCAAAAATTTTATTGTCATTCCAAAATTTTAATACTTTTTCTTCTATCTCAGGAAAGTCTACTTTATTTTCTACTTTTTTGAACATAAAATTTCCTTTTGTTTGATTTTTATATTATTTTGTTCTAAATATACTTTTATTAGATGGGTATTAGGATTTTGAAATATTTGATTAATGATTTTTTCTTCTATTTTTTCTTTTATTGCATTTAAAATACTTCTTGCTCCAGAATTTTTGTCATAATATTTTTGAATAATATAATTCTTAAGAGCTTCATCAATTTCTATTTTGATTTTTTTTAAGCTAAATTCTTTAGTAAGTTCTTTACAATAATTATTGTAGATTATGCTTGCGTCTTCTTCGTTTAAAACATTAAGAATTATTTTCTTTTGTATTTTATCTAGTAGTGTTGAGTTGAATCTTCTTTTAAGTTCATTGTTGATTTCGCTTTTAAAATTTATATTATTGTCTGTATTATTAAACCCAATATTTCCTTTTCCAAGTAGTGTTTTAGTACCAATAGATGTACTTAGAATAATAATGGCATTTTTAAAAGATATTTTATCGTCTTGGTTACTGATTAGTTCTCCATTTTCAAGTATTTGTTCTATTATGGTAAGTACAGAATTATGAGCATTTTCGATATTTTCAAGTATTATAAAGGCTCTGGGATTATATTTTAATCTATTTGTTAAAATGCCGCCGTCAGCATAACCAGTATATCCTGGATTTGTTCCTATTAATTTTGATATGGAAATTTCTTCTCTATAGTCTGACATATCTAGTTTTAATATTGAGTTTTGATCTTCAATAATGGTACTGGATATTTCATTTGCTATTATTGTTTTTCCACTTCCACTTGGGCCTATAAGTAGTATTGATGTTAAAGGTTGTGTGTTGTTATTGATGCTGAGTTTTGTTTTAACTATTTCTATAATTATTGCATTTATGGCATATTCTTGTCCTATGATTTTTTCTTTTATGCGTATTGCTTCTTTTTTAAGCGTATCAATTTCTTCCTTAATGTTAGATTTTATTTTGATATTTAATAATTCATCTGCTGCTCTTTTAATGTCTTCGACATCAACTATTTTTTTATTGATTTCTTTTTGCTTTTTATGAGCCCCAGCAATGTCAATTAAATCAATTGCTTTGTCAGGAAATCTTTTGTTAACTAAGTATTGTGATGATAGATTTATGACATATTCTATGGCTTCTTTTTCATAAGTGACACCATGGTAGTATTCAAAATTTTTTATTATATTATTAACTATGTTAAGTGTTTCTTTTTCACTAGGTTCTTTGATTGATATTGTTTGAAATCTTCTAGTAAATGCTTTGTCTTTAGCGATATGTTTTCGATATTCATCATAAGTTGTTGCACCTATAATTTGTATCTCAGAGCGAGATAAAATAGGCTTTAAAATATTTGCTGCATCAATGGAACCTTCAGAATTTCCAGCTCCTATTAAAGTGTGTATTTCATCGATGAATATTATTATGTTTTTGTTGTTTTTAATAGATTTAATTATGTTGTTTAATCTTTCTTCAAATTCACCTCTGTATTTTGTGCCTGAGACTAAATCAGAAGTATCGATTTGTAATATTACTTTGCTTTTTAATTGGCCCTTTATTTCTTTATTTGCAATTTTGATGGCAAGTCCTTCAACGATTGCCGTTTTGCCGATTCCAGGTTCTCCTATTAAGATTGTACTATTTTTATTTC harbors:
- a CDS encoding AAA family ATPase, which encodes MSILICPKKSEIKNIDSKTLKNIKQDTLYEIEKLEKVLLGTNEIIIPKINREIFILIEKTKKEFKSKTSIGIKEIFYQILKTKKLLKKYKLNKLSFNFNEENIITSIDKIRLIETYKEFEDEIRLANEHFEIDRYVKNLTILAKEKKLNPLVGREKEIQTLINVLERRNKNSTILIGEPGIGKTAIVEGLAIKIANKEIKGQLKSKVILQIDTSDLVSGTKYRGEFEERLNNIIKSIKNNKNIIIFIDEIHTLIGAGNSEGSIDAANILKPILSRSEIQIIGATTYDEYRKHIAKDKAFTRRFQTISIKEPSEKETLNIVNNIIKNFEYYHGVTYEKEAIEYVINLSSQYLVNKRFPDKAIDLIDIAGAHKKQKEINKKIVDVEDIKRAADELLNIKIKSNIKEEIDTLKKEAIRIKEKIIGQEYAINAIIIEIVKTKLSINNNTQPLTSILLIGPSGSGKTIIANEISSTIIEDQNSILKLDMSDYREEISISKLIGTNPGYTGYADGGILTNRLKYNPRAFIILENIENAHNSVLTIIEQILENGELISNQDDKISFKNAIIILSTSIGTKTLLGKGNIGFNNTDNNINFKSEINNELKRRFNSTLLDKIQKKIILNVLNEEDASIIYNNYCKELTKEFSLKKIKIEIDEALKNYIIQKYYDKNSGARSILNAIKEKIEEKIINQIFQNPNTHLIKVYLEQNNIKIKQKEILCSKK